DNA sequence from the Lynx canadensis isolate LIC74 chromosome B2, mLynCan4.pri.v2, whole genome shotgun sequence genome:
TCTGGAGTCCATTCAGGCAAATTTAACTCATCCTATTTCCATGAAGTCCATTGAGTAATAGGATCCTTTGGACAGCTGTGGTTGAGTAGGGGGAAGAAACGAAGGGCATCACATACAGAAAGGGGCAGAAATATTACATTCGGTTTTGGTAACGATGAGTTTTCAAAGGTGTCTGCCGAGCTGGCCTAGAACTCTGGGAGGAGGGTCTGGAGTGGCCGATACCGTATTTCCtgttatctccctccctctctctctctctctcacacacacacacacacacacacacgcgcgcgcgcgcgcgcgcgcgcgcgcgcacacacacacacacacacacacactacttttAGGGGCCTAGAATGGGCAACACCGTACTTCCTGTATTATCTCACACACAATTCCCCTACATTTACGAGCGTGGATTGGGCAATACCGTATGTCCTCTATTATCTCCCCCATATTTATGGGTCTGGACTGGGCAATCCTGGACATCCTCTAttatctctctcacacacacccccTACATTCACGGTATTACTGGGCAATACCGTATTTCCTctagtatctctctctctctctctctctctctctctctcacacacacacacacacacacacacacacacacacccctacattTACAGGTCTGGAAATCGCGCGCACAAACACACTCGCTACATTTACAGATCTGGAAATCGACTTGTCTCTGGTGACGTGAACTTCGAACTTGGTTGGGTCTTTTTCCCTAGGGCGCAACTTAAACAAGGCATGGGGTCTTCCGAAATACAGCGGTTTCAGGGCTCACCCCCAGCACGATCTCTGGACCCTAATGGAGATCACTCATTTAGTAATCCCTTCAACCTCTGTGAAATACTGCAGGTGGCGACTTCCTGAGATGGAAACTTCTCTACCACCAGCCGCCCGCCCCTCCCGGGCGCAGGCTGCCCCCCTTTTCCGGGCAGGAACCGAGGAGACAATGCCCTGGCAGGCCCCCTAGCGTTCTCGCGGCCAGCCCCGCCAGGTCGGCCGGCCGACCGGCCGGGACGCGGCCCGCACGCCTCCCCAGCGGAGAGCCCAAGCGCCGGCCCGCGCGGCCCGGGAGCGCGCCGTCCCTCCGCCCGCCACCGGGGCGACCCCTCgcggccccgccccaccccggccCGGGCTCCCCGCGGAGGCGCCCGGctgccccgcctcccccacccgcGCGCGCCAACTCCCAGCTCGCGGCCCTGATTGGCCGCCGCATTCCCGCTTTCCTTCCCGAACCGCCATTTTGAAAATCTTGTTGATTCGGGGGAGCCGAGAGCGCGGCGCGAGCGTCACGCCAGAGAGCGGCCCGCGCGCCTCCTCCTCGGCGCTCGCCGCCGCCTCCCGGAGCCTCTTCGTGCCTTCGCGCGCCAGGCCCGCGGCGGCCGGCACCGGCGGTGAGGGCTGCGTCGGGGCAGAGGAGGCCGAGAGGGCGCCGCGGGCCCGCCCGCACCGCCGCGGCCATTTGGACGgcggcctggggcggggggaggggacgcGGGGCGgccggcggcggtggcggcggcggcgcgggccggCGCGagcgggcggggggcggcgcgGGCCCGGCGGAGGGAGGGGCGGCTCGGCGCCCGCGGTTTCCCGCCTCGGGAATGCCCGCAGCCGGAGGGAAGCCGTCCCCGGGGAGTAAGCGCTGCTGTCCCGGCCGCGGGAGGAGGCAACTTTGAGGTCGGGTTTCCCGCGGCCCCCGGCGTCCTGGGGCCGTGAAGGGTCGGGCAGGTCTCGGTGGCCGCCCCGTCCCTGCCGCCGGGGCCGAGGGGACCGAGACGTGTGGCTTTCTGCCCGCCCGCAGGTCGACAGCATGTCCTCCTCGGGCCCagctgcagagggagagggaacccCCGCCCAGCCCGCGTCCGAGAAAGAGCCCGAAATGCCCGGCCCGAGAGAGGAAAGTGAAGAGGAGGACgaggacgacgaggaggaggaagaggaggaggaggaagaaaaaggtggGAGAAAGTCGCGTCTCTGGTGATGGATTTCTCAGAAAACcgttttcttgcctcctttttttgCGCCTGGAGACGGTGAATCGGAGGGATCTCTGGCGAGAATGTTGGCGAGATTTCTCCCTTTTTGGTGTTGAGCAGTGGCAGAGAATTGGTGAATTCCGGTTGGTAGAAAATAGCTGTTAGCGTTATTTACGCATTTGGGAGTTGCGGTTGACTTGTGGCCAGCAATCTGCGTTTGTAACGTTTTCGTCATTTGACAGGACGTTTCTAAGTTTCAGATCTGTTCAGATCTGTTTTTAAGACTTGTTTGTTGGCTTTTGAAGTCGCTAGGgttgctgtttttaatttcatcttctgCTAATTTAAGTACAGGTGTTTTGCCTTTTGAAGTTCTTGCGAGGTCTTTCCTGAAACCACACATGCAGACGTGAAGACGTTATTCATGCTAGTCCTGGAGATATTTTGACAACTTTTCATGCATCTGCTGAACTTCAGCAGAGGCCCTTTGCAGAGGCTTGGGGGAGTTCACTCTCACGGGGAAACACCAGTGAAAGCTGTTGCTGCTCGAGAAAGTAGTTAAATACGAAAGCGGTGAACTGTGAAAGAGCTCCGAAACTGGTCTCAGTTTTAGAGTTGCAGGAGTGCACTATTAACCATTATTTGCCTGGAGGCCTGAAGCAGGAGGACCTTACCGGATGCGGGACTGATAGAGCATCACTTTCTCCAACATGCGCGGGGCACTACCACTTCCGGGTATGCCAGGTTCCTAAAATGTTTTccagtcacttaaaaaaatctgtatcacAGTTCTCTTAGCGTCCTCTGATGATATTAGACCAATCCAGGTTTGTTTAATATGTGGCTCCAGCCAAACTTGGGAAGAAGTTTGAAGTGTTCGTTCCAAACCCGGGTTTAAGTGTCCCATTTCTTTTAAGCCTCAACCAGCCCCAGGTCAGCATTTTATACCTACGATCTGGGTTGAGATTACACGGcatgcctttttgtttgttagaAGTGGTAGGTGCTCTGAGATCGGAGCATTTCCACATTTAAGTACTGAAGCGGttggagaaaattataaattatttttaagttattcacAGTACAATAACTAAAAATTGGCTGCGGTATCTCAACTATTAGTCCAAaattttctgagtgtttttacctccgattttttgtttgttgtttagtCTCTTTTTAAAGACCAAGTTTCTATACCACAGGGATGATGGATTCCTCTGTCaggaaaataattatagaaatcGTGTAAAAATACTACCTGTGGCTGATACAGTAATGCTTAGGGGCCAGATGATCGTTCAGaatgcgattttttttttttctccagaattaCCCCCAAGCAATTCTGTAGTTGTTCTAATTGAgtattctgtttccttcctttgacATGTTTGTGGAGCAACTAAAATTGTGAAGGTTTTTATCCCAGTTAGCCCTGAAAATTTGAATGTACTCCTGGGGCATCTCAGAAACAGGACAGCACAGTCTGCCAAAGAAGGGTGGACTTGACTTGGGTGGGGAGGGACTAGTATAAAAGATGACTCTTAGGTTTGTGTCTTTGGCAGCTGAGCTGACAATATTACCATTTTCTGGAAAACATAATTCACAAAGGTGAGCAAGTGGAGAGGATTCCGAGTTCTGTTTGAGCGCACTGAGTGAGGTGCCTGGAGGACGTGAAGTGGAGCTGTCCACTGGCGGCTCTGACAGTTGATGTGAAGCTTAGAAAGCTCTTGACTGGATGCAGATCGGGAGAGCCAGTAGCTCATAGATGGTAATCAGAGGCAAGCAAAATGGTTTAAGTCAGTCAGGGTTTCAGCAGCAGGATAACAGGGATTGCTTTAGAgtgtgttttcttccctctgcacACCATTGCCAGAATATACCTGCCGGAATCCCTTTATCCTTACTCATTTTTTCTGCGCAAATCCTTATGTCTCCAAATCTTTCAAAGCCACCTCCAAATGTTTTGATCGTTTTTCCTTAATCCAAAAATAATTACTGTCTTCAACTCGGAGaacttttatttgtatctttccTAAGGTGTGTATCACCTTCTCCTTGGAGTATATTTGTGACTAAACACCACCAGTAGACGTGATGTCTTTCAGGATATTCAGTATCTTCATCATCtgttcatccccccccccccttagtaTCTAGTGAGGCTTTGCACAAAACAAGCATTccgctgaatgaatgaaaggacgTTCAGTGATAGAGTGTTCTCTTTTTTATCTGAATTTGTGTCAGTGGGTGTAaatcattttagaaatttaagTTTAAAGGTTTAAGTTTTGAAGTATATGTTatatgtcttttttaatgtttttaaatgtttatgcatttttttttaatgtttattttgagagagagaatgcatgcacaaagagaaagggtgagagagaatcgcaagcaggccctCTGCTGATGAGCCCTACTTGGGgttcgatcccaggaaccatgagattatgacctgagccaaaatcaagagtcagacgcttaaccaactgagccacccaagtgcctctctagcctttttttttttttaaagcagtccaCACCATAAacagtttaactttttttagAATGATTTATGACCACTgttacaaacatttactgaactaCAAAATAATGTCCTCCCAGTCAGTTGCAGTAAATGTGAACTTGTAGAATTTTGCCCCATTTATAGCAACATTAGGCTGCTCTGCCTTAGCTAAGGTCCTTGTTTTTCTTTCGTCAGCTTGCTGAATTATtgctttctttgtatgttttttgaAGTTCTTATAATCTCAGCCCAAGCTAGCTATTTGATGATGTACCATAAACTAAATTGCAATCAACAGAATTAGGTCTAATTAAAGAGTCGGCCTTGGTGATAGTTCACAAAGTGACTGGACTTTCATTAGCAATAATTGTAGTTGAATAAAAGttttttgctttctgattttttttttttaaactggatccCTTTGTGACTTGCCAGGCAAATAAAATGTTACtctaaaaaaagatttcagtgaTGTTGTTAACTTACTATTTTTCATCTCTCATTTGCTTCTCAAAACCATGCTCAGGAGAAGAGTAAAGTATTAGAGATTTCTGCAGTTTTTCCTTATATGTTTATCCGATAAAATTAATATGTTCTTTAAGCTTCTGGTTATTTAAGAAGTATTAAATTAATTTCTAGAAAAGAGTCTGATCGTGGAAggcaagagggaaaagaaaaaagtggagaGATTGACCATGCAAGTCTCTTCCTTACAGAGAGagccatttacaattgcacaaggtaagtttattctgttcttttcactttacactaaaaatgtttaaatatcaaACTTATGGTCAGCAGTACTCAGTTTTTAGTGTTTACTAAGTAGTTATATATTAATGgtataatttcatttagtttGCCCTATTGAGCAAAAGCTATAAATAAATTATGCTGTAAAAATAACCATCATTAAAATAACTGTAAATCTATTAACACATAATAGTGCTTAACTTTAATTATTACGGTGTGTTTTTTCCTAGGAAAAGGACAGAAACTTTGTGAAATTGAAAGGATACATTTCTTCCTGAGTAAAAAGAAAACGGATGAACTTAGAAATCTACATAAACTACTTTACAACAGACCTGGCACAGTTAAGAccttttttatgtctttaatctagtaacatatttatgtatttgtgcaATAGAAGCATATAATTTTAGTTCTGGAAAGGACTTCAGCAATCAACTAGTTCAGTTTCTGTACCatacaaatgaacaaactgaaacacacatttattaaatgatttatCACAGAATACATAGTTGGATATTAGCAGTTAGGATTGTAATATCCaggctttgtagtatagtttttatgccaaactgaattttttttaattgtggtgatTTTAGTGATCTTTAAATGTAttagaagaaatttattttgggaAGGTTTCCAGCTATtcagaaaaaatgataaagtataATTGTATCTCATTTTGAGCAAATATCTGATAAATTAGGTGGTAATTCTTTGGGGATTTGTTAAAACAAATCTATTTCATATAATTGAGGAAACTTTGGGTTTTGCAAGGACAAAGTGAAGTTTGATGTTAGAATCTTGtgtgttatctcatttgatctcaCTACAATCTAATTTACACAAGTCTCATTACTGTTAAATCGTATAACTTTTGGATATTGGAGGTCTTctgttcttttcaaaaaataaaatccatgattCTCtcatataagaaataaatattactaGTAATGTGTATTACTTGGGGAAAGGATCTTTTTTTAAGAAGTGACTTTCCACATCCCCTAATACTGTCAGATAACATTTAGTTGTAGTTCTCTAATTGTCAGTAAAAATTCCCAGATGGAAATTTGTTCAattcaaattgttatttttaaagaattaaatttttaagcCTTTTATAACGTTAATATTTGAGTGACAAATACTATTTTCCGTTGTGAGTTAAGAAATGTTGAATAAACCAATACTATAACTGGGAAACagatttgaaaatacaaatgttGGCTTTGAATTTTTCTTATGTACATTACTGGGTAATAAATAGCattaataataaaggaaacattttcaggTGTCCTCATTAAAGAAGAATGTGGGTCAGTTCAGTGGCTTTCCATTTGAAAAAGGAAGTGTCcaatataaaaagaaggaagaaatgttgaaaaagtaagttatttttacatgtattgtGTTTTGATCAatgtattttgagttaatttttaaacatttaaataagaccATCCAAACATTTTTAGTGGACTgctaattttttgcttttaatgccAAGATCTTAACATTCTTTGTTAAGATCTTGGGATCTTTGTTAACTTGGGATATTCATTAGTTTCCCATAAGTAGTTACTGTTAAGATTATTGAAAactcacattaaaaaatgcttctaTTTCTTAGAAGCATACGCAAATAAGTCATTCAGACAGTTCAAAATTCAAGTCTTGGGAATAGAGTGAAAAATCCACCACCCTCCTTTATCTCCTGCCAGCCTTTCTGTTCCCCCAACTTGTAGGTACCAtttaaactattttgaaaataatcaatTTGATGAAAACGTGTTCTTTACCACAATGCAAGCAAGATGATATATTCTTaagagcttttgtttattaaatcctttatagtttaaaaatagtaaagaataGAGATGATTGTTCCTTCATCACAGTAGGAGTGCTGAGGGGAAAATCTAGTATTTAATCACTATGTTTGGCTCCATAGCTCAGGGGTTAGAGCACTGGTCTTATAATCACCAACCAGAAAAATTAAGTCCATGAATTTTATAGTATTGAAAACTTCTTACGTTATTTTCTAGCGAATTAGTTTATTCCTTTACTACCTTTAAAACTTAattagtaggggcacctgggtggctcatttggttaagtgtcccaactcttgatttcatctcaggtcatgaactcctggttcatgggtttgagccctgagttgggctctgcactggtatcttggagcctacttgaggctctctcctctccttctctctgtctctgcccctcccctgcttgcaagcacgtgctcattctctctgtctcttaataaataaactttaaaggggtgcctgggtggctcagccagttaagcatctgacttcagcttaggtcatgatctcacagtttgtcgttcaagccccatgtcaggctctgtgctgacagctcggagcctggagcctgcttcagattctgtgtctcctctctctgcccctccccccgctcgtgctctgtctctctctgtctctcaaaaataaatagaaatgtttaaaaaaaaatttttttttaatttaaaaagcttaACTGGTAAATAGtgttttcaatttattaataATCCTATCTGgttgtattttatacattaatcAAGATTATTAGGAAAgtgctttttattgttttctggaaaGTACTTCTCATATTCAGAGAAACattagatgcttttttttttttttttaaaggaaggacttatttttaacttatttattttgatagagagcatgggaggggcagacagaatgagagagaatcccaagcagtctccgtactgtcagtgcagatatcaggactgtgagatcatgacctgagctgaagtcaagagtcagatgcttaaccaactgagccacccaggtgcccctgggttggatgcccttttgttttttgttttgttttgttttgttttgtttttagtgtttgagagagagcataagtgggtgagagacagagagagagggagacagaatctgaagcaggctccacgctctgagctgtcagcacagggcccgatggtggggcttgaacccacaaccgtaagatcatgacgggagctgaagtctgacttgactggctgagccacccaggcgcctaccccctgcccccatgctttttttaatgtttgtaccTGAGCGACTGTGGTTAGCTATTGCCTTTATGTTGTGGAGAATGTTTATAAACTTTGCTACGTAACAAacttggtttctttcattttctgttttaggtTTAGAAATGCCATGTTAAAGAGCATCTGCGAGGTTCTTGATTTGGAGAGATCAGGTGTAAATAGCGAACTGGTGAAGAGGATCTTGAATTTCTTAATGCATCCAAAGCCTTCTGGCAAAGTGAGGACCAATTTTTACTATTTCAGTAATGAATCAGTTATAgtctgtccttcctttctctttttatggaACAGTTTAGTTTGTTAGCAGCATTGCTTCTCAACATTCAGTAGTGTCTTCTGCTTTCAAAGAACATGCACCAGTTTCATGATAGAAATAGCATAGGAGGCATATAGATTTGTCTTCTTATCAGATACAGAAGAtagaagattaagaaaaataattattaactaaGTTAATGTCAAATGGACAGAAATGCAAACTAAGTATTCAGGGTTTTATATCTAGAAGGAACTGGAAGAACAGAAACAGGTTGAATTGAGGGTGAGGTGTTAGGCTGGATGGGGAACGTATGCAACCTTCAACCAGGTGAGGAAAGATAAGATGGGCATATAGAACTGGGTATTTTCTAGACACTGGAATAATGGTTGGAAGTAAAATGGCCTTATACTTTCCCCCACTCTTCCTAAAATTCAGATTAGGTTTGCCTTAATTGTTTAACATAGGACTCGTTACTGACTTCAAATGCCTATTAAAGTATTACTTACCTGACTTTGcactttcagtttttgtttttttttttttttattttcttttttttttttttttttaattttttttttttttcaaacgttttttttttttttggacagagagagacagagcatgaacgggggggggggggcagagagagagggagacacagaatcagaaacaggctccaggctctgagccatcagcccagagcctgacgcggggctcgaactcccggaccgcgagatcgtgacctggttgaagtcggacgcttaaccgactgcgccacccaggcgccccattttttttttttttaaatatttatttatttttcaacgtttattta
Encoded proteins:
- the DEK gene encoding protein DEK isoform X1 produces the protein MSSSGPAAEGEGTPAQPASEKEPEMPGPREESEEEDEDDEEEEEEEEEEKEKSLIVEGKREKKKVERLTMQVSSLQREPFTIAQGKGQKLCEIERIHFFLSKKKTDELRNLHKLLYNRPGTVSSLKKNVGQFSGFPFEKGSVQYKKKEEMLKKFRNAMLKSICEVLDLERSGVNSELVKRILNFLMHPKPSGKPLPKSKKTSSKGNKKERNSSGMARKAKRTKCPEILSDESSSDEDEKKNKEESSDEEDKESEEEPPKKTSKREKPKQKATSKSKKTVKSANVKKADSSTTKKNQNSSKKESESEDSSDDEPLIKKLKKPPTDEELKETVKKLLASANLEEVTMKQICKEVYENYPAYDLTERKDFIKTTVKELIS
- the DEK gene encoding protein DEK isoform X2; this translates as MSSSGPAAEGEGTPAQPASEKEPEMPGPREESEEEDEDDEEEEEEEEEEKEKSLIVEGKREKKKVERLTMQVSSLQREPFTIAQGKGQKLCEIERIHFFLSKKKTDELRNLHKLLYNRPGTVSSLKKNVGQFSGFPFEKGSVQYKKKEEMLKKFRNAMLKSICEVLDLERSGVNSELVKRILNFLMHPKPSGKPLPKSKKTSSKGNKKERNSSGMARKAKRTKCPEILSDESSSDEDEKKNKEESSDEEDKESEEEPPKKTSKREKPKQKATSKSKKTVKSANVKKADSSTTKKNQNSSKKESESEDSSDDEPLIKKLKKPPTDEELKETVKKLLASANLEEVTMKQICKEVSMLKT